A region of the Thermotoga sp. genome:
CAACGACGATCACATCATCGCTACCATACTCGCGACTGCGTCTTCTGAAGATCTTCTGGTTGCTATCTCACACACTGGAGAAACAATATCGATGGTGAACTTCGCCAAGAAGGCCAGAGAAAAGAGAGTACCAGTTGTTACAATAACGGGAAACAGGAAATCCACTCTTGCGAAGTACTCGGACGTTGTTCTTGTAACGAATACGAAAGAAACAAAGATAAGGACAGACGCCATGACTTCGAGAATCGTACAACTCGTCATCCTCGATACGATCTACACGCTCCTTGCGGCAAGAGACCCAAGAGCCGTAGAAAACCTCAACAAAAGCAGGTTGGCTGTCTCAGAGCTTAAATACTGAACGTGGAGGGAGAATCATGTATAAAAGAGTGTTGATCGCCACGAGAACCTTCGGTAAGTATTCAGATGATCCGATAGAGTTTCTCAAAAAAGAAGGATTTGAAATTGTGAGAATCGATAGATTCAACCTTTCTGATCTTGAAGGAGTAGATGCACTGATCGTTGGAACACACCATGTGACCGCAGAGATGATCGAAAGGTCAAAACTCAAGATCATCGCAAAGCACGGGGTTGGAGTGGATAACATAGACCTAGAGGCTGCTACAAGAAAAGGAATACCTGTCACCATCACAGCTGGAGCAAATTCGCTTTCTGTCGCAGAACTCACCATCGCTTTCGTTTTCGCTCTGAGCAGGGGCTTGATATGGTCCCACAACAGGCTGTTTCATGAAAAGAGATGGGAAGGAACAGTGGGCCAGGAAGTTACTGGGAAGACGTTTGGTGTGATCGGATTTGGAGCTATAGGTAGGGAAGTTGTCAGAAGGTCCATCTGCCTTGGTATGAATGTTTTGGTTTATGATCCTTACGTGAGTAAAGACACTATAAGAGTGTTTGGGGCAACCCCTGTGGATGAGCTGGACGATCTTTTAAAAGAAAGCGACTTTGTCTCTTTGCACGTTCCGCTGAATGAGAGTACAAGAAACATAATAGGAGAAAGAGAGATTTCTCTCATGAAAAAAACAGCCTTTTTGATCAACACTTCTCGAGGTGGCTTAATAGATGAAGAAGCACTTATAAAGGCTTTGAGAGAAGGAATGATAGCCGGAGCTGCGCTCGACGTTTTCTCTGAAGAGCCCCCAAGTCCCGATTCGCCTTTGTTTGAGTGCCCAAATCTCATCACCACGGCACACATAGGAGCTCACACAAAGGAAGCTATTTACAGGATGAACATGATGGCCGCCCAGGCGGTGGTGGATTTCTTCAACGGGAAAATACCGAAATATGTGGTAAATGAGGAAGTGGTGAACCTTTTGAAACATAAAGGATACCAGGAAACATCTTGAATCACAAGCGACAATATGTTAAAATAACCCTAGCAACGAGCAGGCGTAGCTTCAAGCGGTGGAGCGCCGCCTTGGTAAGGCGGAGGGTGTGGGTTCGAGTCCCACCGCCTGCTCCATTTTTTGTTTTTAGTTTCCACCTTTCAGGAGATGGTAATGTGAACGAAAGGAAAGGGACGCGAACAAGTTCCTTCGGTGTGAAAGGAAGAGAGAGTCATGACTCTTCTCCTTTTTACAACAGGGCATTGTATTCCGAATTTTCCCCTCCAAAACCTTCCAAAGAAGATCTTGTTGAAAACCCTCTTTCTGAAGATTTTCTGGACAGAATAGTTGTTGGAGATGCAAGAGAAGTTTTGAAAAAAATACCTGACCGCTCCATCCACTTGATGATCACCTCGCCTCCTTATAACGTTGGAAAAGAATACGATGAAGATCTCACACTCAAAGAGTACCTCAATTTCATTGAAGATGTGATGAGAGAAGTCTATAGAGTTCTTGTATGGGGTGGAAGGGTTTGCTTTAACGTGGCAAACCTTGGAAGAAAGCCGTACATTCCGCTTCATGCGTACCTCATGGAACTGTTCGAACGAATAGGTTTTCTTATTCGCGGTGAGATCATCTGGGATAAAGGGGAAGCGGTGAGTGGTTCTTCGACTGCCTGGGGGAGCTGGATGTCTCCAGTAAACCCTGTTCTCAGAGATCAGCATGAGTACATCATCGTGCTTAGCAAGGGAAGTTTCAAAAGGGAAAAACCAAAAGAGCACGAGGCAGCTTCCACCATAACGAAGGAGGAATTTCTCGAATTCACAAGGAGCATATGGCGTTTTCCACCCGAATCAGCAAAAAAGGTGAGACACCCTGCTCCCTTTCCAGAAGAGCTCCCTTACAGGTGTATTCAACTCTACACCTTCAAAGGGGACGTTGTCCTCGATCCCTTTGCGGGTGTTGGGACAACGTGCGTGGCGGCTGCAAAAACAGGAAGACATTTCATCGGAGTAGAGATAAATCCAGAGTACGCGAAAAAGGGCGAAGAAAGGGTCAGGGAAGTGATCAACCGGCCGTCTCTTTTTACAATTGATCATCGGCGATAATGATATTTTTTAGCAATTGCTTTTATCAATTCATACCAGTTTTCAAAGTATTCTTTTTTTGCTCTAGCTTTTTCTTCTTCTGTGAACGGTTTGTAGTCAATCTCTAGATAATTTCCACTATTTTTAGATTCCTCAACAAGCTTTTTTACGGTTTTCTTTTTAAGACCGAATCCTCGAGGATTTGTGTTGGTTTTAGGTATCCACCAGTGCTCTTCTAATTTTGAAGGATACTTTTCTATTTCCTTTTGTATGGAACTAAGTGCTTTTGAATTAATAACGCATATTTTAACCTTGTGCTCATCTTTCACAATATAAAGGAGATCTGCTTTAAATTTAAACCTCTTCTTTTTCAGTACTGGGTGCCTGTTTAACCGATAGTATATTGTTCGGGAATTCCCTTTCAAGCATTTCAACAACGAAGTTTTCACGTCTTTTTCCAACATCTGGAGCATTTCCTTCAAAGTACAAAATATCCCAAACTTCTCCCAGAATTTTTGTTTTATCGATATTTCTTTTGAAAACTTTTATCAGAGGATCAGACATACACCTCCTCACCCTCCACGAACACAGCCACGGGATCGTCTTCGAAGAGAAGCGGATTTCTCTCGTACAGACAGAAGTCCGCCTTGAAACCCTTTTCTATCTTTCCTGCCTTTATTCCCACCTGCTTTGCCCCCGCCTCTGTCAGTAGGTAGAAAGTCTCTTCTCTGGAGAAGCCCATCTTCAGGGCGTGTTCGGCTATGTACTTTGGATCACACGGAGAGACGGGAGAGTCAGACGAAAAAGAAATAGAAATTCCCATTTCGAACATCTTCCTGAAGGGATACAAAAGTGCGTTCACTGTCACACTCTTCAGGAGGGGTTGATCCTCGAAGTAGAAATGGGGTTGAACAGAAAAGAATATGTTTCTGGCTCTTTTTAGGTCTTCTTCTTTCACAAATTGGGCGTGTACGATCCTGTGACCAGGATGTCTTTCCAGGACATCCAGAGCTAAGCTTACTGCTTCATCTCCTATTGCGTGGACGTTGAGAACAAGAGCATACCTGTCGCAGAATTCAGCAAGCTCTTCGAGTTTTTCTTGAGTGAGAAGAGAGATTCCCTGAGTTCCGTCGTCGTATTCTCCTGAGATGAGAGCAGTTCTGGCACCCAGAGAACCATCCATGAAGACTTTAACACCCTTTACATGAACCTTCGAATTGAGGTCTCCAAAGAATTCTGGTTTCAGATCTTTCGGTTTCAATTTTTCCAAAAGTCTTATTCTGGAACCTTTAAGCACTTCAAGAAGTTCCTCTACACCCACACCGTACAGATCGTCGCTTTGAACGAAAGTCACACCGTGTTTGAGAAACTCCTCCTCACCTGCTTTGTAAAACTTCGATATGTTCTTTTTGAACACGTACTTGTAGATCTTTTCCAGATTCTCCACAAGGTACCTTTCTTTCACGTTCAAAACCTCCATCGCTTTTTTGTTGATCAAGGCTTTGTGCCCACAGCGTCTGATGAGAAAAACTGGTTTTTCCATCTCATCCAGTCTTCTGAGAACACTCTCATCAGGTTCTTCAGACCAGCCTCTTCCAACAATCAGATCACCTTCCAGGTCTTTTTCGAGGAATTCGTCCCAGCTGCTAAAGAGAACGCTGAACCTGGAAAAGCCTGTTCCTACAACGTGGGTGTGTGAGTCGACGAATCCTGGAACGAGAAAGTATCCTCTTGCATCTAAGACAGAGCCTTCCGCTTTTTCGGAAAAAACACCGCCCTCTACGAAGATATCCTTATGGGAAAATTTCCTCCCGTTCCACACCAGGGCGTTTTTTACAATCATTTCAATCCCCTGCTCCCTGGTTTTTCAGCGGGTATTCCCCGTTTACAAAGAGGACACTCTTCGGGTTCGTAAACCGGAAGTTCTAATCTGAGAAGGCTCTCAAACGGTACACCGAAATCCACCTTACCACCGGAGCGATCGATTATCGATCCCACACACACCACGTCTGCTCCAGAGCTTTTCAGGAGTTCTATCACCTCTTTCACAGATCCACCTGTTGTTACCACATCCTCCACCACAGCCACTCTTTCTCCACTCCTCACGGAAAATCCTCTTCTGAGTTTCATCACGCCGTTTTCTCTTTCTGCGAATAACGATCTTGCTTTCAGGTACCTTGCAACAACGTAAGAGAGAATCACTCCGCCCATCGCAGGACCAGCCACCGTTTCCACGTCGTACTTTTTCAGGAGCTCCGCGAGTTTTTCCCCGACGATGTCCCCGTACTCCGGGAACTCGAAAAGACGGGCGCATTGAACATATCTGGAGGAGTGTTTTCCAGAAGAAAGGATGAAGTGCCCCTCGAGAAGAGCACCTGTTTTTTCCAGTATCTCCTCTATCACATTACCATCCCCTTTATCTTTTCGATCTTTTCTTTTGGATCTTTGCAGAGATAGATCTCTCTCCCGAGAACGGCAAAGTCGGCTATTCCTTTCATCTCCTCCAGACTCACCACGTCCTTTTGATCGTCCGCCTTCACTTCCATTCTGATTCCGGGAACGAGGATCTTACCTTTGATTTTCTCCCTCAAAACCTTCGCCCAGAGACCTGGCAGGACAAAATCACATCCCATTTCGTTCAGTCTTTCTATTTTGTCAAGATAATCTTCCAGAGCTCCTTCCATGGATGTTAGCTTCACCACAACGAACACATGTTTGCTCGTTGTTTCGAGGGCCCTTTTCACACTCTCGTATCCCGCGCAGGAGTGAACGGTGAAACCGATGATAGCGGGATGATCCCAGCTTTTTATGGAACGCTCCACCGTCGAGGGTATGTCGCAGAACTTCAGGTCGAGGATGACTTTCAAGTTTCTTTTTGCGAGCTCGTCGAAGATCCTCTTCCCATAGACGGCAAGGTTGTGTCCCACCTTCACCACATCGAAACTGCCGTTTTCTTCGATGAACCTGATGGGGTCCTCCATGTCGAGACTTAAAACGGGAATCATCCTTTCACCTCCATCAGATATTTCCCGATTTCTTCAACGATACCGGGATCTTTGAAGAGGGCGCTTCCCACCCCTATCACGTCCGCGCCCACGTTCAGAAACTCTTTCGCATCTTTCATAGAATACACACCACCACTTGCGATCACAAGAAGCTTCGGAAACCTTCTCTTCACCTCGTACACTGCCCTGAGGGCGATGGGTTTCAACAGAGGACCAGAGAGTCCCCCTAGTATCATGCTTCCTTTTTCAAAGTGCAGTCCCCTCACCGTGTTCACAAGCGTAATCCCGTTCCATCCTGTGTCTACCACTATCTCGGCAGCCTCTTCCACGAAGATTCCCTCTATTCCTATCTTTGCTATGAGAAAGCTGTCTGGCAGTATTTTTCTGATTTCCACAATAAGAGTCTTCCAGCGTTTCCTGTCCTTGATAATGGAGAGCCCTCCCTCTTTCACGTTCGGGCAGGAAAAGTTGAATTCCACCGCGCAGAATTTATCCGACACCTTTTTGAACGTACGGGCCACTTCCAGGTACTCTTCGAACGAGTCTCCCCCAAGGCTTGCTATCATGGGAACGGGAAGTTCGGGTACGTTCTCAACAAACTCGTGTATCCCTGGATTTTCCAGTCCGATCCTGTTTATCACGTAGAAATCTCCGTCTGCCATTCTGGGTGTCGAATTTCCTTCTTTGGGGTTGAGTGTGACCGTTTTCAGAATGATCCCTCCAACGTACCGATGATCTATGAGCTTCAAGTACTCACCAAAGCCAGCAGGACCAGAGAGAAGAACAAGGGGTGGTTTTAGCTCCAGCACAGTTCATCACCTCTGAATATGGGACCATCCGCGCAGACGTGTTTCACACCGTTTTTTGTGAAAACGGCACACGACTTGCACGCACCTATTCCGCATCCCATGTATTCCTCGAGTGAGAAATAGACTTCCTCTCCTTTCAGGTGTTCCCAGCACACCTCCTCCATTCCCCTGGATCCGGAGACGAGGTACCAGTCGTATTCGGGAAGATCAGAAAGCTTTTTCAGGAAGTTCTCGTCTCCAACGACCGTTTCATACCCGAGAGGGAAAAGAACAGGACTTTTACTTCCAACGAGAATGTCCACGTTCATTTTCTTTTCGAACGCCCTGGCCATCGTGAGACAGGTGGGAGAAATGATGAGAAGCCCCTTTCCATCTCTCCTAAAGCCATTTCCAAGAGGACCATGGCCTTTTATCTTTTTTGCTTCCTCTACGATCCACTTTGTTCCTTTTCCCTTTACCTGAATGGAAACGGCAAGATTCTCTTCCCAGTAACCAAGGACGAAAGGCTTTCTGACGAGTTTGGGAGTCTCCAGCATTATGAACTGCCCCGGTGAAAAATCGAGTTGTTCTTCAAAGAAAACGATCCAGGTGTTTTCATTCACTCTGATCGTTTTCTTCTTGGTCAGGCAAAACCTCTCCATTTATCATCACCCATCTTCCCTTGAGTTTCAACGCAACGACTTTTCCCCTCAATTTAACACCGTCGAACATCGTGTTCTTTCCCTTGCTTTTGAATTTCTTTGCAACCACCACAAACTGCACATTGGGATCTATGAAGACAAGGTCTTCTTTAGTGAGCTCTCCTTTCATTCCCAAAATTTCAAGGGGCCTTTTCGTCATCTTTTCTACCACCATCTCAAGGTCTTCAAGAACGGTGTAGTATACAGAAAAAGCGATCTCTATGGAAGTCGATCCGTAGGGTGCGGAGAGAAAGTCATCTGGTTTTTCAGGATGGGGGGCGTGGTCTGTTGCGAGCACATCGATCACACCCTCTCTCACCGCTTTGATGAGGGCTTTTCTGTCCTCGGGTGATCCAAGTGGTGGGTTGATCTTGAAGTTGGTATTTCTGATGTCTTCGTAGCAGAAAAACAGATGATGAGGTGTCACTTCGCAGCTGACCTTTGCAAGTTTCTTCAGGAAAGTAAGTGTTTCCACCGAATACCTGGTTGTCACATGTTGAATGTGAAACTTCTCAAAACCGTACTCGATACCTGTAAAGACCGTTCTTGCGATCGCCACCGCTTCGTTTGAACGAGGACGTTTTGGCAGATCGAAGCCCGCTCCTTCGTAGAAAATACCGCCTATCTCGTACATCTGGCTGTGGTCGAACCAGAGAGCCTTTTTCTTTTTCTTCATCGTCTCAACGAGCATGGGGTAGTCGTACTTTATTCCATCAGTTGAAAAACCAACAACCCTTTCACCGCATGCTTCGATCGAGCCGAAGGGAGACACAGTGAAGAGAAACTCTATCCTTCTGCTTCTGGAAAGATTCAGGTGTTCCTTTAAGATTTCTTCGCTGTCTATAGGTGGCCTGGTGTTGGGCTGTATAACCACTTTATAAAAGCCTCCCATAAGGGAGGCTTCTTCTAGAGAATTATAATCTTCTCCACCGTTGAGACGAATGTGGGTATGGAGATCAATGAAAGGCGATGTGGCTATCAGCCCTTTTGAAGGAAAAGGTGTTTTTATCTCCTCCTCCATCCATTTTCTCTCGAACGGGTCGTAGACCCTCACTTTATTCCCTCCGATTTCTTTTTCATCTCTTTTTCATCTATTTTACCATCCATTCGATGATCGCATCTATTACTCGTTTGTCAACGTGCCCTTTCTTCATGTATTCTACTGGTGTTGATCTTCCCTCTCCTACCATCATGAGGTGGTTGAGATCTTCGAAGACGAGGATCTTCACGTTTTCTTTGCCTGAAAGTTCTCTCGACCAGATTTTTTGATCTTTTTCGCTCACCTGATAATCTCTTCCACCGAAGATCAGTAGCATGGGAACAGTGAGTTTTTTTGCTGTCAAAACGGGTTGTCTTTCTTTCAGGTCGTAGAAGTATCGGGCGGATGTCCCAAGAACGATCTTATTCGGTGGGATTTCCTTTCTTTTGAGTTTTTCCAGAATCTTCAGAGTTTCTCCCACATTCTTGGCAAGCCCCAGAGACTGAAGGTATTTCAGCTGATCCTCCATGAGTTCTTCAAGTGGTCGAGCGGGGGGTGATATCATGATCACTCCATCTGCCTTTGATCTCTCTGCGATTTCTGGTGCAAGCATGGCACCGAGACTGTGGCCCAGAACATAGACTTCAGAAACGTCTTTCCTTTGTTTCAGTATATTCACCGCCTTTACAGCGTCTTTTATAACCTCTTCTTCGACGGTCAGGGAAGCAGGATTCATCTTCTCTACAAGCGTTCTTTTGTGGTATCTAAGGACGATGATGCCGTTTGAGGACAGTCCGTACGCGATGTCTTTGAAGATCTTGTTGGGACCTATTGTTTCATCCATGTCGTTGGGGCCAGATCCGTGAACGAGGGCAACGGCGGGGAAAGGCCCTTTGCTCTTCGGGATAGTGATCTTTCCAGGAAGACCGTTCACAGAGATGTCTTTTTCTTCAAAGCCCTCCAGGTCTACATAATCGGGAGGTTCGTACTTCGATCCTGTGGCCTGTGTGAAGAACAGGCCCGCAACTTTTCCTTCTCTGTTCATGGTAACCAGTGCTGAGATTTCTCCTCTTTCGAATCTCAAAGTGAAGTTGTAGATTTCGTATTCGCCATGAATGGCTTTTTCATAACCGGTGATCTCTTTAAAACTGCCAAACTGAGTTTTCAGAGAATTCCAGATGTTTGAAAGACTCTGGACGTTAAGCTGCGCCCTCACCTGGTCTGTACACATAGCCAGAGCGGTTCCAAAATCTTCGCTGATGAGTTTCTGAACGAAGAGAAACGCTTCCTGATCGAGTGCACCGAATATCATCACACCGGGAAGAATCAGAAAGAAAACGATGAGTCTCATTTTTCTTCCCTCCTTTTCTTGAATAAGACATTCTCCTTCATTTTGTTTCTCACTTTCAGGGATCTTTCAACGTATACCCTCTCACCCGTGAACGGATCTATTCCGGAGTAGTACATGGCGGTGCTCACCGTTCCAGGGGTGGGTGTGAAGATCTGAATTTGCTGTGGGAAGTATCCGAGGTGTTTCAGGATGAACTTCCTCAGGTAGTTG
Encoded here:
- a CDS encoding MurR/RpiR family transcriptional regulator; protein product: NDDHIIATILATASSEDLLVAISHTGETISMVNFAKKAREKRVPVVTITGNRKSTLAKYSDVVLVTNTKETKIRTDAMTSRIVQLVILDTIYTLLAARDPRAVENLNKSRLAVSELKY
- a CDS encoding phosphoglycerate dehydrogenase; amino-acid sequence: MYKRVLIATRTFGKYSDDPIEFLKKEGFEIVRIDRFNLSDLEGVDALIVGTHHVTAEMIERSKLKIIAKHGVGVDNIDLEAATRKGIPVTITAGANSLSVAELTIAFVFALSRGLIWSHNRLFHEKRWEGTVGQEVTGKTFGVIGFGAIGREVVRRSICLGMNVLVYDPYVSKDTIRVFGATPVDELDDLLKESDFVSLHVPLNESTRNIIGEREISLMKKTAFLINTSRGGLIDEEALIKALREGMIAGAALDVFSEEPPSPDSPLFECPNLITTAHIGAHTKEAIYRMNMMAAQAVVDFFNGKIPKYVVNEEVVNLLKHKGYQETS
- a CDS encoding site-specific DNA-methyltransferase — translated: MNERKGTRTSSFGVKGRESHDSSPFYNRALYSEFSPPKPSKEDLVENPLSEDFLDRIVVGDAREVLKKIPDRSIHLMITSPPYNVGKEYDEDLTLKEYLNFIEDVMREVYRVLVWGGRVCFNVANLGRKPYIPLHAYLMELFERIGFLIRGEIIWDKGEAVSGSSTAWGSWMSPVNPVLRDQHEYIIVLSKGSFKREKPKEHEAASTITKEEFLEFTRSIWRFPPESAKKVRHPAPFPEELPYRCIQLYTFKGDVVLDPFAGVGTTCVAAAKTGRHFIGVEINPEYAKKGEERVREVINRPSLFTIDHRR
- a CDS encoding amidohydrolase family protein; its protein translation is MIVKNALVWNGRKFSHKDIFVEGGVFSEKAEGSVLDARGYFLVPGFVDSHTHVVGTGFSRFSVLFSSWDEFLEKDLEGDLIVGRGWSEEPDESVLRRLDEMEKPVFLIRRCGHKALINKKAMEVLNVKERYLVENLEKIYKYVFKKNISKFYKAGEEEFLKHGVTFVQSDDLYGVGVEELLEVLKGSRIRLLEKLKPKDLKPEFFGDLNSKVHVKGVKVFMDGSLGARTALISGEYDDGTQGISLLTQEKLEELAEFCDRYALVLNVHAIGDEAVSLALDVLERHPGHRIVHAQFVKEEDLKRARNIFFSVQPHFYFEDQPLLKSVTVNALLYPFRKMFEMGISISFSSDSPVSPCDPKYIAEHALKMGFSREETFYLLTEAGAKQVGIKAGKIEKGFKADFCLYERNPLLFEDDPVAVFVEGEEVYV
- the pyrE gene encoding orotate phosphoribosyltransferase, with amino-acid sequence MIEEILEKTGALLEGHFILSSGKHSSRYVQCARLFEFPEYGDIVGEKLAELLKKYDVETVAGPAMGGVILSYVVARYLKARSLFAERENGVMKLRRGFSVRSGERVAVVEDVVTTGGSVKEVIELLKSSGADVVCVGSIIDRSGGKVDFGVPFESLLRLELPVYEPEECPLCKRGIPAEKPGSRGLK
- the pyrF gene encoding orotidine-5'-phosphate decarboxylase — translated: MIPVLSLDMEDPIRFIEENGSFDVVKVGHNLAVYGKRIFDELAKRNLKVILDLKFCDIPSTVERSIKSWDHPAIIGFTVHSCAGYESVKRALETTSKHVFVVVKLTSMEGALEDYLDKIERLNEMGCDFVLPGLWAKVLREKIKGKILVPGIRMEVKADDQKDVVSLEEMKGIADFAVLGREIYLCKDPKEKIEKIKGMVM
- a CDS encoding dihydroorotate dehydrogenase — its product is MLELKPPLVLLSGPAGFGEYLKLIDHRYVGGIILKTVTLNPKEGNSTPRMADGDFYVINRIGLENPGIHEFVENVPELPVPMIASLGGDSFEEYLEVARTFKKVSDKFCAVEFNFSCPNVKEGGLSIIKDRKRWKTLIVEIRKILPDSFLIAKIGIEGIFVEEAAEIVVDTGWNGITLVNTVRGLHFEKGSMILGGLSGPLLKPIALRAVYEVKRRFPKLLVIASGGVYSMKDAKEFLNVGADVIGVGSALFKDPGIVEEIGKYLMEVKG
- a CDS encoding dihydroorotate dehydrogenase codes for the protein MERFCLTKKKTIRVNENTWIVFFEEQLDFSPGQFIMLETPKLVRKPFVLGYWEENLAVSIQVKGKGTKWIVEEAKKIKGHGPLGNGFRRDGKGLLIISPTCLTMARAFEKKMNVDILVGSKSPVLFPLGYETVVGDENFLKKLSDLPEYDWYLVSGSRGMEEVCWEHLKGEEVYFSLEEYMGCGIGACKSCAVFTKNGVKHVCADGPIFRGDELCWS
- a CDS encoding dihydroorotase, translating into MRVYDPFERKWMEEEIKTPFPSKGLIATSPFIDLHTHIRLNGGEDYNSLEEASLMGGFYKVVIQPNTRPPIDSEEILKEHLNLSRSRRIEFLFTVSPFGSIEACGERVVGFSTDGIKYDYPMLVETMKKKKKALWFDHSQMYEIGGIFYEGAGFDLPKRPRSNEAVAIARTVFTGIEYGFEKFHIQHVTTRYSVETLTFLKKLAKVSCEVTPHHLFFCYEDIRNTNFKINPPLGSPEDRKALIKAVREGVIDVLATDHAPHPEKPDDFLSAPYGSTSIEIAFSVYYTVLEDLEMVVEKMTKRPLEILGMKGELTKEDLVFIDPNVQFVVVAKKFKSKGKNTMFDGVKLRGKVVALKLKGRWVMINGEVLPDQEENDQSE
- a CDS encoding DUF3887 domain-containing protein, which translates into the protein MRLIVFFLILPGVMIFGALDQEAFLFVQKLISEDFGTALAMCTDQVRAQLNVQSLSNIWNSLKTQFGSFKEITGYEKAIHGEYEIYNFTLRFERGEISALVTMNREGKVAGLFFTQATGSKYEPPDYVDLEGFEEKDISVNGLPGKITIPKSKGPFPAVALVHGSGPNDMDETIGPNKIFKDIAYGLSSNGIIVLRYHKRTLVEKMNPASLTVEEEVIKDAVKAVNILKQRKDVSEVYVLGHSLGAMLAPEIAERSKADGVIMISPPARPLEELMEDQLKYLQSLGLAKNVGETLKILEKLKRKEIPPNKIVLGTSARYFYDLKERQPVLTAKKLTVPMLLIFGGRDYQVSEKDQKIWSRELSGKENVKILVFEDLNHLMMVGEGRSTPVEYMKKGHVDKRVIDAIIEWMVK